A stretch of the Campylobacter sp. 19-13652 genome encodes the following:
- a CDS encoding asparaginase encodes MKRVLILATGGTIAGSAKDATSSQYTAGKMGVDELIKSVSGLEKLAKISFEQISNIGSQDMDVATLGEIKRRIYKAHESGEFDGVVVLHGTDTMEESAFYLTLSLDISTPVILTGAMRNSSSLSSDGALNIYDAVGVAISEQAKNSGVLVVLNSQIHAASYVTKLDCANVAAFDSPNLGQIGVVNYGDAKFYTKPAVPNRGKFKSADKVEKVGIITAGVDLLDGLGEEMVRFMLSSGVRGIVLEGVGNGNASAKLLQELEKAALSGVVIVRASRCVKGEVREQAEIVNDKFIASYGLNPAKSRLLLALGLGAGFDFNEIKALFSQY; translated from the coding sequence GTGAAGCGTGTGCTAATCCTAGCCACTGGTGGCACAATAGCAGGAAGCGCTAAAGACGCTACCTCAAGCCAGTACACAGCTGGCAAAATGGGCGTGGACGAGCTAATAAAAAGCGTAAGCGGGCTTGAAAAACTAGCCAAAATAAGCTTTGAGCAGATCTCAAACATCGGCTCGCAAGATATGGACGTGGCGACTTTAGGCGAAATAAAAAGACGAATTTACAAAGCGCATGAGAGTGGAGAATTTGACGGGGTGGTCGTACTTCATGGCACAGATACCATGGAGGAGAGCGCATTTTATCTAACCTTAAGCCTAGATATTAGCACACCAGTAATCCTAACTGGAGCCATGCGAAATAGCTCATCACTAAGTAGCGACGGCGCGCTAAATATCTACGACGCAGTGGGCGTGGCCATAAGCGAGCAGGCCAAAAATAGCGGGGTACTCGTCGTCCTAAATTCCCAAATCCACGCAGCAAGCTACGTAACAAAGCTAGACTGTGCAAATGTCGCAGCGTTTGACTCGCCAAATCTAGGGCAAATAGGCGTGGTAAACTACGGCGATGCGAAGTTTTACACAAAGCCAGCCGTGCCAAATAGGGGCAAATTTAAAAGCGCAGACAAGGTAGAAAAAGTAGGTATAATCACCGCTGGCGTGGATCTTTTAGATGGGCTGGGAGAGGAGATGGTGCGCTTTATGCTTAGCAGCGGAGTGCGTGGGATAGTGCTAGAAGGCGTGGGAAACGGCAACGCTAGTGCAAAGCTTTTACAAGAGCTTGAAAAAGCGGCTCTTAGCGGGGTAGTGATAGTGCGAGCCAGTAGGTGCGTAAAAGGCGAAGTAAGAGAGCAAGCCGAGATAGTAAATGATAAATTTATAGCCTCTTATGGGCTAAATCCAGCAAAATCAAGGCTACTTCTTGCGCTTGGGCTTGGGGCTGGATTTGACTTTAATGAGATAAAGGCGCTTTTTAGCCAGTACTAG
- a CDS encoding nitroreductase family protein — MKISEIMKNRFACRDYTDEVLDDELVRQIVATACLTPSSLGLEPWQVYAVSGEQKLARLSEICLNQKQVATCSHALILAKHINLRSGDKFFKDFLAAKDEASRAWYLGFIKDRFDLMSEEQIYAYGSNQCYALMANLINIAYEAGVKSCVIGGFDKAACDEFLGLKDDIKSVLVITLGRSNESTKAKHRRDIKSVLEMIK, encoded by the coding sequence ATGAAAATTAGTGAGATAATGAAAAACCGCTTTGCCTGCCGAGATTACACTGATGAGGTGCTAGATGATGAGCTGGTGCGCCAGATAGTGGCTACTGCTTGCCTTACGCCTAGCTCGCTGGGGCTTGAGCCGTGGCAGGTTTATGCCGTTTCGGGAGAGCAAAAGCTAGCTCGCCTGTCTGAGATTTGCCTAAATCAAAAGCAAGTCGCCACCTGCTCGCACGCCCTAATCCTTGCCAAGCACATTAATCTGCGTAGCGGGGATAAATTTTTTAAAGATTTTCTAGCAGCCAAAGACGAAGCTAGCAGGGCGTGGTATCTGGGCTTTATCAAAGACCGCTTTGATCTTATGAGCGAAGAGCAAATTTACGCCTACGGCTCAAATCAGTGCTACGCACTAATGGCAAATTTAATCAACATCGCATATGAAGCCGGGGTAAAAAGCTGCGTCATAGGCGGCTTTGACAAGGCTGCGTGCGATGAGTTTTTAGGGCTTAAGGACGATATAAAATCAGTGCTAGTCATCACGCTTGGGCGAAGCAATGAGAGCACAAAAGCAAAGCACAGACGAGATATAAAAAGTGTACTGGAGATGATAAAGTGA
- a CDS encoding AAA family ATPase → MIISIGRQAGSGGLEIASKLATRLGVEFLGEEELIAKAATLGYFEQLYSFYKESPVSTLMQAIAINECAPNRQDEIFAMYSALANSGDFVIIGRCANYFLKGTQEFVSVFLHAPDEFKLSRLMNQQGFSQSEALEYMERTDRERASFHRYYTGQEWGGTPGYDLCINTAKTGIKNSVEIILDYAYKERV, encoded by the coding sequence ATGATAATAAGCATAGGCAGACAAGCAGGTAGCGGTGGGCTTGAAATAGCCTCAAAGCTAGCAACTAGACTTGGGGTCGAGTTTTTAGGAGAGGAGGAGCTAATCGCAAAGGCTGCGACTTTGGGCTATTTTGAGCAGCTTTATAGCTTTTATAAAGAAAGCCCAGTTAGCACCCTAATGCAAGCAATAGCCATAAACGAGTGCGCCCCAAATCGTCAAGATGAAATTTTTGCCATGTATAGCGCGCTTGCAAATAGCGGAGATTTTGTCATCATCGGACGCTGTGCGAACTACTTTTTAAAAGGTACGCAGGAATTTGTCTCTGTGTTTTTGCACGCCCCAGATGAGTTTAAACTCTCTAGGCTTATGAACCAGCAGGGCTTTAGCCAAAGTGAGGCGCTTGAATATATGGAGCGTACCGACAGAGAAAGGGCGAGCTTTCACCGCTACTATACAGGGCAAGAGTGGGGTGGCACGCCGGGATATGACCTGTGTATAAATACCGCAAAAACTGGCATAAAAAATAGTGTCGAGATAATTTTAGATTACGCTTATAAGGAGAGAGTATGA
- a CDS encoding LrgB family protein: MTKQILINSSFFGFLLSLGAFWFGVVLKRRFRVAIFNPLVISIIVVVTILTILQINYDEYIKSASSLSYLLTPATVCLAVPLYEQFSLLRQNYLAIAAGILSGVIAGMASIYLLSLIFGFNHALYASMLPKSVTMAIGMGLAKEAGGIVTLSVAATIATGMVGSMCAGVIFKLLKITSAVAQGLSLGTSSHAMGVARAFEIGDAQAAMASLALAVSGLISVVAVSIFANLI, encoded by the coding sequence ATGACAAAGCAAATTTTAATAAATAGCTCATTTTTTGGATTTTTGCTCTCGCTTGGGGCGTTTTGGTTTGGCGTGGTTCTTAAAAGGCGATTTCGTGTAGCTATTTTTAACCCCCTAGTCATCTCAATAATAGTCGTAGTAACCATACTTACCATACTTCAGATAAACTATGACGAGTACATAAAAAGTGCTAGCTCACTAAGCTACCTACTCACCCCAGCCACAGTCTGCCTAGCAGTACCGCTATATGAGCAGTTTAGCCTGTTACGGCAAAACTACCTAGCCATCGCCGCTGGCATACTCTCAGGCGTCATAGCTGGTATGGCTAGTATATATCTACTTAGTCTGATTTTTGGTTTTAATCATGCGCTATATGCTAGCATGCTACCAAAAAGCGTAACCATGGCTATTGGCATGGGGCTAGCTAAAGAGGCTGGTGGCATCGTAACTCTAAGCGTAGCAGCGACTATAGCTACAGGCATGGTGGGTAGCATGTGCGCCGGAGTGATATTTAAGCTACTTAAAATCACCTCAGCCGTAGCCCAGGGGCTGTCTTTAGGCACTAGCTCACACGCTATGGGCGTAGCACGTGCTTTTGAGATAGGCGACGCACAAGCAGCTATGGCGTCTTTAGCCCTTGCAGTAAGCGGGCTAATAAGCGTCGTAGCAGTAAGCATTTTTGCAAATTTAATATAG
- a CDS encoding CidA/LrgA family protein, whose protein sequence is MKYLGQFIIILTVCFVAELISALLPYPIPASIYGLGLMLVLLFSRAIKVSAVRDVAAFFIEIMPVMFIPAAVGLITAKDVILSNLIGIVIVVSIVAIIVLAVSALVTQKLYEYKISRLKRKYEKGQK, encoded by the coding sequence ATGAAATATCTAGGACAGTTTATAATAATACTCACAGTCTGCTTTGTCGCAGAACTTATCTCAGCGCTTCTACCCTACCCCATACCAGCTAGCATTTATGGGCTGGGGCTTATGCTCGTGCTGCTTTTTAGCCGAGCTATAAAAGTCTCTGCCGTTAGGGATGTGGCGGCGTTTTTTATTGAGATTATGCCTGTGATGTTTATCCCAGCTGCTGTTGGGCTAATCACCGCAAAAGATGTGATACTTTCAAATTTAATCGGCATAGTCATAGTAGTAAGCATAGTCGCAATCATCGTACTAGCCGTAAGTGCGCTCGTAACGCAAAAGCTATATGAGTATAAAATCTCACGCTTAAAGCGAAAGTACGAAAAGGGACAAAAATGA
- the abc-f gene encoding ribosomal protection-like ABC-F family protein: MALIDLIDISKKFSIKQVLNGVSLNINDGERIAIVGKNGGGKSTLMKIINGEYEPDEGRVIRQANISIDMLAQSPKFDDALRVKEALNAQVGEIIAARNEYFALTAQPASSENESKIEELFKFIESKDGWDVERKIEQILEHFKLKEYEDRLVASLSGGEIRRVALGGLILTHPDVLLLDEPTNHLDVYMVQFLEQILLSSKQTIVFISHDRYFIDAIATRTIEIDEGELRSFAGGYGYYLEKKQEILASLAKSHETLLKQLKSEEEWLRRGVKARLKRNEGRKARLMAMREEAKRNPGVIRRVRLELERANKSFINGGLNQNRKKMLFEFKQLGMNLGSRWLFRGFEARVLQGERIAIVGRNGSGKSTLLKVLLGQLSPSEGSIKRGEVRIGYFDQNRSNIDESKSLIEIFCPNGGDRVLVRGKNMHVYGYLKNFLFPKEFLDKPVSVLSGGEKNRLALALLFTQEYDVLILDEPTNDLDIATINILEEYLLSFEGAILFVSHDRYFVDKIASKLWAFENDKIEVRHEEYSVYLENEAEMAQIASFENELEKSAQTQNQKQKISQKLSYKQSKILAEYPDLIEKLETKVRSIEADIANPKIYQEVGLGKLSSELEAVQNELSVLEEEYFSVLEIAQELENS, encoded by the coding sequence ATGGCACTAATTGACTTAATAGACATAAGCAAAAAATTCAGCATCAAGCAGGTGCTAAATGGCGTGAGCCTAAATATCAACGACGGCGAACGCATAGCCATAGTCGGCAAAAATGGCGGCGGCAAAAGCACTCTGATGAAAATAATAAATGGCGAATACGAACCTGATGAGGGGCGAGTGATAAGGCAGGCAAATATCAGCATAGATATGCTGGCTCAAAGCCCTAAATTTGACGACGCTTTAAGGGTAAAAGAGGCGCTAAATGCGCAGGTGGGGGAGATTATCGCGGCTAGAAATGAGTACTTTGCCCTTACCGCCCAGCCAGCTAGCAGCGAAAATGAAAGCAAAATAGAAGAGCTTTTTAAATTTATAGAGAGCAAAGACGGCTGGGATGTGGAGAGAAAAATCGAGCAGATTTTAGAGCATTTTAAGCTAAAAGAGTATGAAGACAGGCTCGTGGCGTCCCTAAGCGGTGGGGAGATTAGGCGTGTGGCTCTGGGCGGGCTAATACTCACCCATCCAGACGTGCTACTGCTAGATGAGCCGACAAACCACCTTGATGTGTATATGGTGCAGTTTTTGGAGCAGATTTTGCTCTCTTCAAAGCAGACTATTGTCTTTATCAGCCACGACCGCTACTTTATCGACGCTATCGCCACTCGTACCATAGAAATTGATGAGGGAGAGCTTAGAAGCTTTGCTGGGGGATATGGCTACTATCTGGAAAAAAAGCAAGAAATTCTAGCTAGCCTTGCAAAAAGCCACGAAACGCTTTTAAAGCAGCTAAAAAGCGAAGAGGAGTGGCTGCGTCGTGGGGTAAAGGCGCGCCTAAAACGCAACGAAGGGCGCAAGGCTAGGCTAATGGCTATGCGTGAAGAAGCTAAGCGCAACCCAGGCGTAATCCGCCGAGTGCGGCTCGAGCTAGAGCGGGCAAATAAGAGCTTTATAAACGGCGGACTAAATCAAAACCGCAAAAAAATGCTTTTTGAGTTTAAGCAGCTTGGCATGAATTTAGGCTCACGCTGGCTCTTTCGTGGCTTTGAAGCTAGGGTGCTGCAGGGCGAGCGTATCGCCATAGTGGGGCGTAACGGCAGCGGCAAAAGCACGCTTTTAAAGGTGCTTTTGGGGCAGTTAAGCCCAAGTGAAGGTAGCATAAAGCGTGGCGAAGTGCGAATAGGCTATTTTGACCAAAACCGCTCAAATATCGATGAGAGCAAGAGTCTGATTGAAATTTTCTGCCCAAATGGCGGAGATAGGGTGCTGGTGCGTGGGAAAAATATGCACGTGTATGGCTATTTAAAAAACTTTCTCTTTCCAAAGGAGTTTTTAGATAAGCCTGTAAGCGTGCTAAGCGGTGGGGAGAAAAACCGCCTAGCTCTTGCCTTGCTCTTTACGCAGGAGTATGACGTGCTAATACTTGACGAGCCGACAAACGACCTTGATATAGCTACTATCAACATACTTGAGGAGTATCTGCTAAGCTTTGAGGGGGCGATACTCTTTGTCAGTCACGATAGATACTTTGTCGATAAGATAGCCAGCAAGCTTTGGGCGTTTGAAAATGACAAAATCGAAGTAAGACATGAGGAGTATAGCGTCTATCTTGAAAACGAGGCAGAAATGGCGCAAATCGCTTCATTTGAAAACGAGCTAGAAAAGTCCGCCCAGACCCAAAATCAAAAGCAAAAAATAAGCCAAAAGCTAAGCTACAAACAGAGCAAAATCCTAGCCGAGTATCCAGATTTAATAGAAAAGCTAGAGACAAAGGTGCGCTCGATTGAAGCTGACATAGCTAATCCAAAAATTTATCAAGAGGTAGGATTAGGCAAGCTTAGCAGTGAACTAGAGGCGGTACAAAACGAGCTTAGCGTGCTTGAGGAGGAATATTTTAGCGTGCTTGAAATCGCACAAGAGCTAGAAAATAGCTAG
- a CDS encoding DNA adenine methylase: MDENIEFLKEQIITYIGNKRALLEFLGSGVKMAKDELRKSRLSFADIFSGSGIVARSFKSSASYILANDLEAYSKIINECYLSNQSELDLVLLGSLHEQISNTKILKKGIISELYAPKDDGCIKQGERVFYTTKNAALIDTIRQNIDEFSPANLKPFFIAPLLFKASVHANTAGVFKGFYKDEKGIGAYGGRAGHALNRIKGEISLPFPLFSKHDVPFDVTQLDALNLAKDMPSVDVAYLDPPYNIHPYGSNYFMLNLIASYNRPNEISKVSGIPKNWNRSEFNKANASEAFFELVARVKARFVLISYNNEGIISADEFDKNLKKLGKVRLLERRYNAFRASRNLSNREKYVKEWLYIVKKF; the protein is encoded by the coding sequence ATGGATGAAAATATAGAGTTTTTAAAAGAGCAAATTATCACTTATATCGGCAACAAAAGAGCGCTTTTGGAGTTTTTAGGTAGCGGAGTAAAAATGGCAAAGGACGAGCTTAGAAAATCACGCCTTAGTTTTGCTGATATTTTTAGCGGTAGCGGCATAGTCGCACGTAGCTTTAAATCAAGCGCTAGTTATATTTTGGCAAATGATTTAGAGGCTTACTCAAAGATTATAAACGAGTGTTATTTGTCAAACCAAAGCGAGCTTGACCTAGTCTTACTTGGCTCCTTACACGAACAAATTTCAAATACCAAAATCCTAAAAAAAGGCATTATAAGCGAGCTTTACGCCCCAAAAGATGATGGGTGTATTAAGCAAGGGGAGAGGGTGTTTTACACCACTAAAAATGCGGCATTAATTGACACAATTCGCCAAAATATAGATGAGTTTTCTCCAGCAAATTTAAAGCCATTTTTCATAGCGCCTCTGCTTTTTAAGGCTAGTGTTCATGCAAATACGGCTGGAGTTTTTAAGGGCTTTTATAAAGATGAAAAAGGTATCGGAGCATATGGGGGTAGAGCAGGGCATGCGCTAAATAGAATAAAAGGCGAGATAAGCCTGCCGTTTCCACTCTTTTCAAAGCATGATGTGCCATTTGATGTAACGCAGCTTGATGCCTTAAATCTAGCTAAAGATATGCCTAGTGTTGATGTGGCATATCTTGATCCGCCTTATAATATCCACCCATATGGCTCAAACTATTTTATGTTAAATTTAATCGCCTCCTATAATCGTCCAAATGAGATAAGCAAAGTCTCAGGAATTCCAAAAAACTGGAACAGAAGTGAGTTTAATAAAGCAAATGCGAGTGAGGCGTTTTTTGAGCTAGTGGCGAGGGTAAAGGCAAGGTTTGTGCTAATCTCATACAATAACGAGGGCATAATAAGCGCAGATGAGTTTGATAAAAATTTAAAAAAACTGGGAAAAGTTAGGCTTTTAGAGCGACGTTATAACGCCTTTCGTGCTAGTCGCAATCTATCAAACCGCGAAAAATACGTAAAAGAGTGGCTTTATATTGTTAAAAAATTTTAA
- a CDS encoding MATE family efflux transporter, with product MQNLKEKNISLTRLSVPIFFDMLLHFLTLLINTYMVTLVSVHLVGAMGAGNQVMDLFMTIFSFLSVGCSIVVAQALGAKNERLARRVIHASLTFNAILGVFCALVIFFFGHELLALMHVPSELRADSYAYLHILGWALCFDGIGVVMAAILRVYGYASPVMLVSFIMNLITITGNAIALFGYFGLPNFGLVGVGFSTLAGRVVALVVLGFMLVKMAKIRINLSYLFSFHFDMLRRVLAVGLPSAGENLLWMGQYMVAFGFVASMGADSLAVQTIYFQLTLLLLLFGAAISVANEVIVGHLVGAREFQKAYNQAFRALWIGMGATAAVVVAFYLGRGEVLSRLDITPAMREIMLPLFGLSIVLEIGRTFNIVMVNALRASGDARFPLATGLIFMWGVSLPLGYWLGIKLGFGIVGVWLGFVADEWLRGLVNTWRWKSRKWQEKALV from the coding sequence ATGCAAAATTTAAAAGAGAAAAATATAAGCCTAACTCGTCTTAGTGTGCCGATATTTTTTGATATGCTACTACACTTTTTAACCCTGCTTATAAACACCTATATGGTTACGCTTGTTAGCGTGCATTTAGTCGGAGCTATGGGCGCTGGCAATCAGGTGATGGATCTTTTTATGACGATTTTTAGCTTTCTTAGCGTGGGCTGTTCTATCGTGGTGGCTCAGGCTTTGGGGGCTAAAAATGAGCGTCTAGCACGCAGGGTTATACACGCTAGCCTTACTTTTAATGCGATTTTGGGCGTCTTTTGTGCTTTGGTGATATTTTTCTTCGGACACGAGCTGCTTGCGCTTATGCACGTCCCAAGCGAGCTAAGGGCGGATAGCTACGCTTATTTGCATATCCTGGGCTGGGCGCTTTGCTTTGACGGCATAGGGGTGGTGATGGCGGCGATTTTGCGTGTGTATGGCTATGCAAGCCCAGTTATGCTCGTATCTTTTATTATGAATTTAATCACAATCACAGGCAACGCCATAGCACTTTTTGGCTACTTTGGGCTGCCAAATTTTGGACTTGTGGGCGTTGGGTTTAGCACCTTGGCTGGGCGAGTGGTGGCTCTTGTTGTGCTTGGTTTTATGCTTGTGAAAATGGCTAAAATCAGGATAAATTTATCCTATCTGTTTAGCTTTCATTTTGATATGCTGCGCCGTGTGCTAGCTGTGGGTCTGCCCAGTGCTGGGGAGAATCTGCTCTGGATGGGGCAGTATATGGTGGCGTTTGGCTTTGTGGCGAGTATGGGCGCAGATAGCCTTGCGGTGCAGACTATTTACTTTCAGCTTACGCTTTTGCTGCTGCTTTTTGGGGCGGCTATTAGCGTGGCAAATGAAGTAATAGTGGGGCATTTGGTCGGAGCTAGGGAATTTCAAAAGGCTTATAATCAGGCTTTTAGGGCGCTTTGGATAGGTATGGGTGCGACTGCGGCGGTAGTGGTGGCGTTTTATCTGGGGCGGGGCGAAGTGCTTAGCAGGCTTGATATTACGCCAGCTATGCGTGAGATTATGCTGCCGCTTTTTGGGCTTTCGATAGTGCTTGAAATAGGCAGGACTTTTAATATCGTGATGGTAAATGCCCTGCGTGCTAGCGGCGATGCGCGCTTTCCGCTTGCTACTGGGCTTATTTTTATGTGGGGTGTGAGCCTGCCGCTTGGCTACTGGCTTGGCATTAAGCTAGGCTTTGGCATAGTGGGCGTGTGGCTGGGCTTTGTGGCCGATGAGTGGCTTAGGGGGCTAGTAAATACGTGGCGCTGGAAAAGTAGAAAATGGCAAGAGAAAGCCTTAGTATAG
- a CDS encoding M48 family metallopeptidase: protein MARESLSIDVGGVCVKLKKHHLAKYIKLRVKKGGEAEVVAPTRTSFSAMASFAQSHAEWIVRTVARVREAGASCGSGVWLLGARFGVVFGDFRGVKFKAALLCVAKPQSFIFKDSFAVEVLANESAKNLNGVIIARDEAALKKLKQSIARAIFGYCFVRLKPLINGKVNAIRIKQMSTRWGSCNSRKGYINLSLELISRSFLQIEYVIVHELTHLNHPHHKPSFYSALALIVPDYKDKERLLKNKNL from the coding sequence ATGGCAAGAGAAAGCCTTAGTATAGATGTGGGCGGCGTGTGTGTAAAGCTAAAAAAGCACCACCTAGCAAAATACATAAAACTTCGCGTAAAAAAAGGCGGTGAGGCTGAGGTTGTGGCGCCTACTCGGACTAGCTTTAGCGCTATGGCTAGCTTTGCTCAAAGCCATGCAGAGTGGATAGTGCGTACTGTAGCTAGGGTGCGTGAGGCTGGGGCGAGTTGTGGTAGTGGTGTCTGGCTGCTTGGAGCTAGATTTGGCGTGGTTTTTGGCGATTTTAGAGGTGTTAAATTTAAAGCAGCCTTACTATGTGTGGCTAAACCGCAAAGCTTTATATTTAAGGATAGTTTTGCGGTTGAAGTTTTGGCAAATGAGAGCGCAAAAAATTTAAATGGCGTCATCATAGCAAGAGATGAAGCTGCGCTAAAAAAGCTAAAGCAAAGCATTGCTAGAGCTATCTTTGGATATTGCTTTGTCAGACTAAAACCACTAATAAACGGAAAAGTAAACGCCATTAGAATAAAGCAGATGAGCACTCGCTGGGGTAGTTGTAACTCGCGCAAGGGGTATATAAATTTATCCCTAGAGCTGATTAGTCGCAGCTTTTTGCAGATAGAGTACGTAATAGTGCATGAACTAACTCACCTAAATCACCCACATCACAAGCCCAGCTTTTACTCTGCTCTGGCTTTAATCGTGCCTGATTATAAGGACAAAGAGCGTCTTTTAAAGAATAAAAATTTATAA
- the glnA gene encoding type I glutamate--ammonia ligase: protein MGKFVNSVDEFFSFAKEHEVAFVDFRFTDLNGTWHHLSYNFKSISKETFENGIPFDGSSIDGWQPIHKSDMILLPEAQSAFLDPFTADATIVVFCDVYDIYKGALYEKCPRSIAKKALKHLEESGIGDVAYFGPENEFFIFDNVKIVDKINCAMYEVDSEEGEWNDARDFKDSYNTGHRPRTKGGYFPVQPVDSMVDLRAEMVQVLEQVGLETFAVHHEVAQGQGEIGVKFGTLVEAADNVQIYKYVVKMVAHLNGKTATFMPKPLYGDNGSGMHVHQSIWKEGKNLFYKQGEYGNLSDFARHYIGGVLKHARSVAAFTNPSTNSYKRLIPGFEAPSILTYSCQNRSASVRIPYGAGEKSVRAEMRFPDSTACPYLAFTAMLMAGLDGVKNKIEPVGPMDENLFIMHLDEIRERGIEQMPHTLRGSLESLIRDNAYLKPVMTDELIDTYQHYKFETQVWPYEARPTAFEFKTCYSC from the coding sequence ATGGGTAAATTTGTAAACAGCGTCGATGAGTTTTTTAGCTTTGCAAAAGAGCATGAGGTGGCTTTTGTTGATTTTCGTTTTACCGATTTAAACGGCACATGGCACCACCTAAGCTACAATTTCAAATCAATCAGCAAAGAGACCTTTGAAAACGGCATACCATTTGACGGCAGCTCAATTGACGGCTGGCAGCCCATACATAAATCAGATATGATACTCCTGCCAGAAGCTCAGAGTGCATTTTTAGATCCATTTACGGCAGATGCAACTATAGTGGTATTTTGCGACGTATATGATATTTATAAAGGCGCACTATATGAAAAATGCCCTCGCTCAATCGCTAAAAAGGCTCTAAAGCACCTAGAAGAAAGCGGCATTGGCGATGTGGCATATTTTGGGCCTGAGAATGAATTTTTTATATTTGACAATGTCAAAATAGTAGACAAAATCAACTGCGCTATGTATGAAGTAGATAGCGAAGAGGGCGAGTGGAACGACGCTAGAGACTTTAAAGACAGCTACAACACAGGACACCGCCCACGCACAAAGGGTGGGTATTTCCCAGTCCAGCCAGTCGATAGTATGGTAGATCTGCGTGCTGAGATGGTGCAGGTACTGGAGCAAGTGGGACTAGAAACATTTGCAGTCCATCACGAAGTGGCTCAAGGTCAGGGCGAAATCGGCGTGAAATTTGGCACGCTGGTTGAAGCCGCTGATAATGTGCAAATTTATAAATACGTCGTCAAAATGGTCGCCCACCTAAACGGCAAGACTGCGACATTTATGCCAAAGCCGCTTTACGGCGATAATGGCAGCGGTATGCACGTACATCAAAGCATATGGAAAGAGGGCAAAAATCTCTTTTACAAGCAAGGAGAGTATGGAAATTTAAGCGACTTTGCGCGCCACTACATAGGCGGAGTGCTAAAGCACGCTAGAAGTGTGGCGGCCTTTACAAACCCTAGCACAAACAGCTACAAACGCCTAATCCCAGGCTTTGAAGCCCCATCAATCCTAACCTACTCCTGCCAAAACAGAAGTGCGAGCGTGCGTATCCCATATGGTGCAGGCGAAAAAAGCGTGCGAGCTGAAATGCGCTTTCCTGATAGCACAGCGTGTCCGTATCTTGCATTTACGGCTATGCTGATGGCTGGACTTGACGGAGTGAAAAACAAAATCGAGCCAGTTGGGCCTATGGATGAGAATTTATTCATTATGCACCTAGATGAGATTAGAGAGCGTGGCATAGAGCAAATGCCGCACACCCTGCGTGGCAGCCTAGAGAGCCTGATACGAGATAATGCCTACCTAAAGCCAGTGATGACTGACGAGCTAATCGACACCTATCAGCACTATAAATTTGAAACGCAGGTGTGGCCTTATGAAGCACGTCCAACGGCGTTTGAGTTTAAGACCTGCTACTCTTGCTAG
- a CDS encoding histidinol-phosphatase, with protein MIVDLHNHTTRCNHATGSMQEYVQMAIKNGIKIFGFSDHAPMEFDKKWRMGFSQMADYESEAKILKERFKADIEVLLGYEVDYLRGLIDERVLKAEVDYLIGSVHFLGKWGFDNPEFIGEYQNRNIDAIWQEYFGAIEDMAKSGLFDIVGHIDLLKVFKFMPKKDVRILAKNALKAIKKAGLVVEINAAGFRKMVAEQYPSLPLLQEIYALDIPITFGSDAHAVEQVGAGGAECERIARQVGYLKCSVFKGRDMDSIKF; from the coding sequence ATGATAGTTGACTTACACAACCACACCACACGGTGCAATCATGCCACTGGAAGCATGCAAGAATACGTGCAAATGGCGATAAAAAATGGGATAAAGATATTTGGATTTAGCGATCACGCACCGATGGAATTTGATAAAAAATGGCGTATGGGTTTTAGTCAAATGGCTGATTATGAAAGCGAGGCAAAAATATTAAAAGAGCGCTTTAAAGCCGATATAGAGGTGCTTTTGGGCTATGAAGTGGATTATTTACGAGGGCTTATTGATGAGAGAGTTTTAAAAGCAGAAGTTGATTATTTAATAGGCTCAGTGCATTTTTTGGGTAAGTGGGGATTTGATAATCCTGAATTTATCGGAGAGTATCAAAACCGCAATATAGACGCGATTTGGCAAGAGTATTTTGGGGCGATTGAGGATATGGCAAAAAGCGGACTTTTTGATATAGTGGGGCACATTGATTTATTAAAGGTCTTTAAATTTATGCCAAAAAAAGACGTGAGAATCCTAGCAAAAAATGCACTCAAGGCGATAAAAAAAGCTGGCTTAGTAGTAGAAATAAACGCAGCTGGTTTTCGTAAAATGGTAGCTGAGCAATACCCTAGCTTACCGCTTTTACAAGAAATTTATGCGCTTGATATACCAATCACATTTGGCTCTGATGCGCACGCTGTAGAACAAGTAGGCGCAGGGGGCGCTGAGTGCGAGCGTATCGCTAGACAAGTGGGGTATTTAAAGTGCAGTGTCTTTAAAGGTAGGGACATGGATAGTATTAAATTTTAA